From the genome of Panulirus ornatus isolate Po-2019 chromosome 51, ASM3632096v1, whole genome shotgun sequence, one region includes:
- the LOC139764918 gene encoding uncharacterized protein isoform X2: MAACRCPRGTLLYPPTGRCYPSFSRGPCAPREYLDPDEEELEGQCQDFIECPPRHVFWPRTKKCYEYHTRGPCLKGYLIYINPDTGFPDCGCDRTVMFSNYWSLTGLCFELFKRGPCLDGSIFLYNATKGATECSCSSSIVTNYHSMSGGCYELNHQGPCQPGQIFTFDPNAMTTQCQCRDDHAFWPLNGYCYRLYSRGPCQKGHFFTPVTSNTTNVIGECQLYPCTGTRRYDPVTDTCFRLGWRGPCPEGELFIYDEESPLRGTCGCTSELVGYWMRDNQCYELGSRGPCQHSEILSYDKTTGSVFCTCDMRKGFVRWDDGYCYRMETRGPCGAGQVLAVKQWRPITPICTSSTSPVTPNSPLILADISSRRNTPQHRESNSVTTSHGNSIYSLGTLNNTLAIDTSNASSSQNAEEVHHKPVSESARRIERHLEDRPTLTNIYSLGALDSTYSIGSKDATHSLDWSGRSLGDTEIWGFLEDTYFKTPGEPSGTYYTGRDDGERSMTPWWGSVTTTV, encoded by the exons AGAATACTTAGATCCTGATGAAGAGGAACTGGAGGGTCAGTGTCAGGACTTCATTGAGTGCCCACCACGCCATGTGTTCTGGCCTCGTACCAAGAAGTGCTATGAATACCATACTCGCGGTCCCTGCCTCAAAGGGTACCTGATCTACATCAACCCAGACACAG GGTTCCCTGACTGTGGATGTGATCGAACGGTGATGTTTAGCAACTACTGGTCCCTCACTGGCCTATGTTTTGAGTTATTCAAACGTGGGCCATGTCTAGATGGCAGCATCTTCCTTTACAATGCCACAAAAGGAGCTACTGAGTGTAGCTGTAGTTCCTCTATCGTCACCAACTATCACAGCATGAGTGGTGGATGCTATGAGTTAAACCATCAGGGCCCTTGCCAACCAGGgcaaatctttacctttgacCCAAATGCTATGACCACTCAGTGCCAATGCCGTGATGACCATGCCTTCTGGCCACTTAATGGGTATTGCTACCGACTGTACTCAAGAGGACCTTGTCAAAAAGGCCATTTCTTCACACCAGTAACTAGTAACACAACAAATGTGATCGGTGAATGCCAACTGTATCCCTGTACTGGAACTCGGCGCTATGATCCTGTCACAGATACCTGCTTCAGACTGGGATGGCGTGGACCTTGTCCTGAGGGCGAACTCTTCATTTATGATGAAGAATCACCACTGCGTGGCACCTGTGGCTGCACATCCGAACTAGTGGGCTACTGGATGAGAGATAATCAGTGCTATGAATTAGGAAGTCGTGGTCCATGCCAGCACTCTGAAATACTATCTTATGACAAGACGACAGGCAGTGTTTTCTGTACCTGCGACATGCGGAAGGGTTTTGTCAGGTGGGACGATGGATACTGTTACCGAATGGAGACCAGAGGCCCATGCGGTGCAGGGCAGGTTCTAGCGGTGAAACAGTGGCGACCAATCACCCCCATTTGCACATCATCCACCTCTCCAGTCACTCCAAATAGTCCCCTCATCTTGGCAGATATTTCTTCTAGACGCAACACACCCCAGCATCGCGAAAGTAACAGTGTGACAACTTCTCATGGCAACAGCATCTATTCTTTAGGTACTCTAAACAACACATTAGCAATTGACACTTCCAATGCCTCAAGTTCACAGAATGCAGAAGAGGTACACCACAAGCCAGTCTCTGAGAGCGCCCGTCGCATTGAGCGACACCTAGAAGATCGCCCTACCCTTACTAACATCTACTCCTTGGGAGCACTGGATAGTACTTACTCCATAGGTAGCAAAGATGCAACACATTCCTTGGATTGGTCTGGTCGCTCATTGGGAGATACAGAGATATGGGGCTTCTTAGAAGACACATACTTCAAGACCCCTGGGGAGCCAAGTGGCACCTATTACACAGGGCGTGATGATGGCGAACGGTCCATGACCCCTTGGTGGGGTTCTGTCACCACCACTGTATGA